The following proteins are encoded in a genomic region of Dyadobacter sp. UC 10:
- the parS gene encoding type II RES/Xre toxin-antitoxin system antitoxin gives MKKISYDRLDDDAPLRIAAEPEVLYLANRTIQGFSIGQFQQLSQSLSFTQLEWADILHISDRTLQRYMKDNKPFEGLYAEHLYQLQNMANLGLQVFTSPKALEDWLRKPRMVLGEMQDFSTLKSFWGVKLIANELGRIEHGVYI, from the coding sequence ATGAAAAAAATCTCATATGACAGGCTGGACGACGATGCGCCTCTGCGGATAGCGGCCGAGCCGGAGGTATTGTACCTGGCGAACCGTACGATTCAGGGATTTAGTATCGGGCAGTTTCAGCAACTGTCTCAGAGCCTTTCGTTTACGCAGCTGGAATGGGCGGATATTCTGCATATCAGTGACAGAACTTTGCAACGATATATGAAGGATAACAAGCCTTTTGAAGGGCTGTATGCCGAGCATCTCTATCAGCTTCAGAATATGGCAAATCTGGGTTTGCAGGTATTCACTTCTCCCAAAGCATTAGAAGATTGGCTCCGAAAACCGCGTATGGTACTGGGCGAAATGCAGGATTTCTCGACCCTGAAATCGTTCTGGGGCGTGAAGCTGATCGCCAATGAGCTGGGCAGGATCGAACATGGAGTTTACATATGA
- a CDS encoding RES family NAD+ phosphorylase produces MMVYRLAARQYIDDLTGTGAKLFGGRWNPVGKACIYTSSHISLALLEKFVHANHQENMQRIALLRIELPDESDLIFHTDEKLLKESWPDDITYSQWIGEQVLSDSSVITFSVPSAIVPSERNYILNPLAKDFNRVKIISVTDFTTDFRLLSKLLP; encoded by the coding sequence ATGATGGTATACCGGCTGGCAGCGCGGCAGTATATCGATGATCTGACAGGTACCGGCGCCAAACTTTTCGGCGGAAGGTGGAACCCGGTTGGGAAGGCTTGCATTTACACGAGTTCCCATATTTCACTCGCTCTGCTGGAAAAATTTGTCCATGCTAACCACCAGGAAAATATGCAGCGAATCGCGCTGCTACGCATTGAACTGCCTGACGAAAGCGATTTAATCTTTCATACCGACGAAAAACTCTTGAAAGAATCCTGGCCTGATGACATTACTTATTCGCAATGGATAGGGGAGCAGGTACTGAGCGACTCTTCTGTTATCACGTTTTCAGTTCCTTCCGCCATCGTTCCCTCAGAAAGAAATTACATTTTGAATCCGCTGGCAAAGGATTTTAATAGGGTCAAAATAATATCCGTTACAGATTTCACAACAGATTTTCGCTTGCTTTCCAAGTTGCTCCCGTAA
- a CDS encoding ABC transporter permease → MQFPSFIAKRIRHNEAGSFSATVSRIGVASIAIGISVGIIAFAVLLGFKQTIQQKIFLFGAHININSYSQGNSYEEGPMPVLNPVSIALPQIPEIKRWQTVAHKSGILKTPEEIKGVILKGVGKDYDWQTFRSSLKQGRLISHTDSSSIKYGYSSEILISRKIAAELRLKIGDDVIMYSLQNPPRPRKLTICGIYDTQMEEFDNNLIIGDLGLVQRLNGWGKDSVGTYEIYLKDFRDLDRIANQLRTTLPPGIFLQKVTSTYPQIFDWLILLDRNTAVFLTLILFVACFNMISILLVMIMERTPLIGLLKTLGSPNSQIRRVFFRVGLYMVRRGLIIGNITGLLLCWLQYQFKLIPLDPVNYYMDTVPIVFDWPIFLSVNIATVVISGLILLIPTLIITKIQPIKALLFKK, encoded by the coding sequence TTGCAATTCCCCTCCTTCATCGCCAAACGCATCCGTCACAACGAAGCAGGGTCGTTTTCTGCAACAGTTTCCAGGATCGGCGTCGCCAGTATTGCGATCGGGATTTCCGTGGGAATTATTGCTTTCGCAGTGCTACTGGGCTTCAAGCAAACCATTCAGCAAAAGATTTTCCTTTTCGGCGCGCATATTAATATCAACTCTTATTCACAGGGGAATTCCTACGAGGAAGGCCCGATGCCAGTTCTAAATCCGGTTTCCATTGCATTACCACAAATTCCGGAAATAAAAAGATGGCAGACCGTCGCGCATAAATCGGGCATTCTGAAAACGCCGGAAGAAATTAAGGGCGTGATTTTAAAAGGTGTGGGCAAAGATTACGACTGGCAAACGTTCAGAAGCAGCTTGAAACAGGGCAGACTGATCAGTCACACAGATTCATCTTCCATCAAGTACGGTTACTCTTCAGAAATCCTGATCAGTCGCAAAATTGCAGCCGAGCTCCGGTTGAAAATCGGCGACGATGTGATCATGTATTCTCTGCAAAACCCGCCCCGTCCGCGCAAGCTGACGATCTGTGGTATTTACGATACGCAAATGGAGGAGTTTGATAATAATCTCATCATCGGCGACTTAGGTTTGGTGCAAAGACTCAACGGCTGGGGAAAAGATTCGGTGGGTACCTATGAGATTTACCTCAAAGATTTCCGTGACCTCGACAGGATCGCAAATCAGCTGAGAACTACCCTTCCGCCCGGCATATTCCTTCAAAAAGTGACCAGTACCTATCCGCAGATTTTCGACTGGCTGATCCTCCTCGACCGCAATACAGCCGTTTTCCTGACCTTAATCTTGTTTGTTGCCTGCTTCAATATGATCTCGATCCTGCTGGTGATGATCATGGAACGGACCCCTTTGATCGGTCTTTTAAAAACATTGGGAAGCCCAAACAGCCAGATCAGACGCGTGTTTTTCCGGGTGGGATTGTATATGGTGAGGCGCGGATTAATTATCGGAAACATAACCGGCCTACTGCTGTGCTGGCTGCAATACCAGTTTAAACTGATCCCGCTGGATCCGGTGAATTACTATATGGACACAGTACCCATCGTTTTTGACTGGCCTATTTTCCTGTCTGTCAATATAGCTACGGTAGTGATTTCCGGGTTAATCCTACTGATTCCTACACTGATCATTACCAAAATACAGCCCATTAAAGCATTATTATTCAAGAAGTAA
- the nadE gene encoding NAD(+) synthase, with amino-acid sequence MPLIKVASGTVNQTPMAWESNTRNIIQAIREARKQQVSLLCLPELCITGYNCDDYFFAPDLLVQAEKCLLEIVQETSGMILAVGLPVRHNNSIYNAACLISNKQIAGFYCKQNLANNGIHYEARWFRPWQPGQVESIEVNQMFYPIGDVIFDLATGPIQGGSNGVKIAFEICEDGWVSNRPARRHYERGVDIILNPSASHFAFNKFLTREKLVVDASRSFSCSYIYTNLLGNEAGRAIYDGDAMIASNGELLASSQRFSYEDFLITTAVIDTDITRLSQVQSKIATAIKDKTWRVPARYDFPDIEPVLPQVPEIEPFEKGGALKEEEFARAVCLALFDYLRKSRSSGFTISLSGGADSCACTALCGLMIRLADESIGMDRLKEKLSYIKKIQSAETEEDLAKALIHNIYQGTENSSADTLESAQTLAESIGSTFYNININGLVETYKGLIEGQIDRELTWEQDDIALQNIQARVRAPGVWLLTNLSNHLLLSTSNRSEAAVGYATMDGDTAGSISPLAGIDKFYLRQWLRWLETVGCEVKGKHIRIEGLRKVNSLQPTAELRPLAQTQTDEADLMPYEFLNELERLAIRDKKSPLESYRNLHVRYKGLYGDEQILAWTERFFRLWSRNQWKRERYAPSFHLDDLNLDPRSWCRFPILSGGFERELEELRAYFEGSPVQNGRKRIGF; translated from the coding sequence ATGCCACTCATCAAAGTAGCTTCCGGAACAGTCAATCAAACGCCCATGGCGTGGGAGTCCAATACACGCAACATTATTCAGGCTATCCGCGAAGCCAGAAAACAGCAGGTCAGTCTGCTTTGTTTGCCCGAACTGTGTATCACCGGCTACAATTGCGACGACTATTTTTTTGCCCCCGATCTGCTGGTACAGGCTGAAAAATGCCTGCTTGAAATCGTTCAGGAAACTTCCGGGATGATCTTGGCGGTAGGGCTTCCGGTGCGTCATAATAATAGCATTTATAATGCAGCCTGTTTGATTTCCAATAAACAGATCGCCGGTTTTTATTGTAAACAAAACCTTGCAAATAACGGCATTCACTACGAAGCCAGGTGGTTTCGCCCGTGGCAGCCCGGCCAGGTTGAAAGTATTGAGGTGAACCAGATGTTTTACCCGATCGGCGATGTGATCTTTGACCTTGCCACCGGCCCGATCCAGGGCGGCTCGAATGGGGTGAAAATTGCATTTGAGATTTGTGAAGATGGCTGGGTGTCCAACCGCCCGGCGCGCCGGCATTATGAGCGCGGGGTTGATATTATACTGAACCCCAGCGCAAGCCATTTTGCATTCAACAAATTTTTAACGCGTGAAAAACTGGTCGTAGACGCTTCCAGATCCTTTTCATGTAGTTATATCTATACTAATTTGCTGGGTAACGAGGCGGGCCGCGCTATTTACGATGGTGATGCGATGATCGCTTCGAACGGAGAGCTGCTGGCGTCAAGTCAGCGTTTCAGTTATGAAGATTTCCTGATCACTACTGCAGTGATTGACACCGATATTACCCGGCTAAGCCAGGTTCAAAGCAAAATAGCAACTGCAATAAAAGATAAGACCTGGCGGGTCCCGGCCCGGTACGACTTTCCGGATATTGAACCCGTATTGCCGCAAGTTCCTGAAATTGAGCCGTTTGAAAAAGGTGGCGCGTTGAAGGAAGAAGAGTTTGCCCGGGCGGTTTGTCTGGCATTGTTTGATTACCTGAGAAAAAGCCGCTCCAGCGGATTCACGATCTCGCTTTCAGGAGGTGCGGATTCTTGCGCTTGTACTGCACTTTGCGGGTTGATGATCCGGCTGGCCGATGAAAGTATTGGTATGGATCGGTTGAAGGAAAAGCTGTCTTACATTAAAAAGATACAGTCGGCCGAAACAGAAGAAGATTTGGCGAAGGCATTGATTCATAACATTTACCAGGGAACAGAAAACAGCTCGGCTGATACCCTGGAATCGGCCCAAACACTCGCGGAATCCATTGGTTCCACATTTTATAATATCAATATCAATGGCCTGGTTGAAACCTATAAAGGACTGATAGAGGGGCAAATAGACAGGGAGCTGACCTGGGAGCAGGATGATATTGCGCTGCAAAATATACAGGCGAGGGTGCGCGCCCCTGGTGTATGGTTACTGACTAATTTGTCCAATCACCTGTTACTTTCTACATCCAACCGCTCGGAAGCTGCGGTTGGTTATGCGACGATGGATGGGGATACCGCGGGCAGTATCAGTCCGCTGGCTGGTATCGACAAATTTTATCTGCGTCAATGGTTAAGATGGCTGGAAACAGTGGGTTGCGAAGTGAAGGGAAAGCATATCCGCATTGAGGGACTTAGAAAAGTGAACAGCCTGCAACCTACCGCGGAACTCCGGCCGCTGGCCCAAACCCAGACAGACGAGGCGGATCTGATGCCTTATGAATTTTTAAATGAGCTGGAAAGACTTGCGATCCGGGATAAAAAGTCGCCTCTGGAATCTTACAGAAACCTGCATGTTCGCTATAAAGGTTTGTATGGGGATGAACAAATACTGGCCTGGACTGAAAGATTTTTCAGGTTATGGAGCCGCAACCAGTGGAAACGTGAACGGTATGCGCCTTCTTTCCATCTCGATGATCTTAATCTGGATCCAAGGTCATGGTGCCGTTTCCCGATTCTTTCAGGCGGTTTTGAACGTGAGTTGGAAGAATTAAGAGCTTATTTCGAGGGAAGTCCGGTGCAGAATGGACGAAAGAGGATCGGATTTTAA
- a CDS encoding carboxypeptidase-like regulatory domain-containing protein, with protein sequence MVVSKIYSPRPITRIRITQLLFLLVALAFISAAPAEDILDKRISIRVNNQPLDETLQQIGELGNFSFSYSPDMIDIKARVSINASDERVRDILNALFKNKVTFKERRKYIILQKKEEPEKTEEPEEFNLNGYIIDNRTGNKLANASIYESATLASAVSNQYGYYKIRLPASTGTIRLEVRKEEYVGKSISITSKQDTYLQINLNPDTLRPISPISQTFTSVPEDSLYHRIEIPKTQVAYSKEAISDTLPIRDSDNHVIGREYERFVKTYQKVQNSFVSAFASAKQAVHTRNITDTLYRPFQASVLPFLGTNHGLSGNIINDYSINFLAGYSLGVDKFEIGTFVNVVRGNVKGFQLAGISNIVGKNVSGFQYSNFLNLTLGNFEGFQGNNVINYTGGNFSGFQLAGVGNVVVGTLKGYQFSLGYNYANTVRSGHQIGTVNYADSSATVPFGLFSYVRRNGYRRYEFGTDEFSYFNTAFKTGMSRFYNIFTLSFNGMAPNKPLGSLGYGFGTAQPLGKGWAANADLTASVVFFKDQKIEEINAGLFRFSISIEKKLGNKFALFAGPSVSLLLSTDQDILKITDRKGLQPIWLGADPGSGQQVYHWLGFQAGIRFCN encoded by the coding sequence ATGGTTGTCAGTAAGATTTATAGCCCTCGGCCGATAACCAGGATCCGCATCACCCAACTACTGTTTCTGCTGGTCGCGCTAGCATTCATCAGTGCCGCACCTGCGGAGGATATCCTGGACAAACGCATTTCCATCCGGGTCAACAACCAGCCGCTCGACGAAACGTTGCAGCAGATCGGGGAGCTGGGAAATTTTAGTTTTTCTTACAGTCCGGATATGATCGATATCAAGGCACGGGTTTCCATAAATGCTTCGGATGAGCGCGTGAGAGACATTTTAAACGCGCTTTTTAAAAATAAGGTAACCTTCAAAGAGCGCCGGAAATATATCATTCTTCAAAAAAAAGAAGAACCGGAAAAGACTGAGGAACCGGAAGAATTCAATCTGAACGGTTACATTATCGACAATCGGACTGGCAATAAGCTGGCCAATGCAAGTATCTATGAGTCCGCAACACTGGCCTCAGCGGTGAGTAATCAATATGGTTATTATAAAATCCGGCTTCCGGCCTCAACCGGGACAATCCGCCTGGAAGTTCGAAAGGAAGAATATGTGGGTAAAAGCATTTCCATTACCAGCAAGCAGGATACTTATTTGCAGATTAACCTGAACCCGGATACGCTCCGCCCGATTTCGCCCATATCTCAAACATTCACCAGTGTTCCGGAAGATTCTCTCTATCATCGGATAGAGATCCCAAAAACGCAGGTAGCGTACTCAAAAGAGGCCATTTCAGATACTTTGCCGATCCGCGATTCCGACAACCATGTAATCGGAAGAGAATATGAACGGTTTGTTAAAACATACCAAAAAGTCCAGAACAGCTTTGTCAGCGCATTCGCCTCCGCAAAGCAGGCCGTCCATACCCGAAATATTACCGATACACTCTACCGACCTTTTCAGGCGTCGGTTTTACCTTTTCTTGGGACTAATCATGGGCTAAGCGGAAATATTATCAACGACTATTCCATTAATTTTCTCGCGGGCTACTCATTAGGAGTCGACAAATTCGAGATTGGTACTTTCGTCAACGTCGTCCGGGGAAACGTAAAGGGGTTTCAGCTGGCCGGAATAAGTAATATTGTCGGAAAAAATGTGAGTGGTTTTCAATATTCGAATTTCCTCAACCTGACTCTGGGAAATTTCGAAGGGTTCCAGGGTAACAATGTGATCAATTACACAGGTGGCAACTTTTCAGGCTTTCAGTTGGCGGGCGTCGGTAATGTCGTAGTCGGGACTTTAAAAGGATACCAATTTTCGCTGGGCTACAATTATGCCAACACGGTTCGCTCCGGTCATCAGATCGGGACAGTCAACTATGCCGATTCTTCTGCAACAGTACCTTTCGGGTTATTCAGTTACGTGCGCCGGAACGGCTACCGGAGGTATGAATTTGGAACTGATGAGTTCAGCTATTTCAATACTGCATTCAAAACAGGCATGAGCCGATTTTATAACATTTTCACGTTGAGCTTTAATGGAATGGCCCCTAACAAGCCGCTGGGAAGCCTGGGTTACGGTTTCGGGACAGCTCAACCGTTGGGAAAAGGCTGGGCGGCAAATGCAGATCTGACAGCAAGTGTCGTATTTTTTAAAGATCAGAAAATAGAAGAGATCAATGCAGGCCTGTTCAGGTTTTCAATATCGATAGAAAAGAAGCTTGGAAACAAATTTGCATTATTCGCAGGCCCGTCCGTCAGCCTCCTACTTTCGACAGATCAGGATATTCTGAAAATAACCGACCGAAAGGGGTTGCAGCCGATCTGGCTGGGAGCAGACCCCGGGTCAGGCCAGCAGGTTTACCACTGGCTGGGCTTCCAGGCGGGTATCCGTTTTTGCAATTAA
- a CDS encoding FecR family protein, which yields MSQFHEHISEELLARYLAETATEEEKNIVDNWRAVSLENEQELATYRFIWMHTASIPRKVEVNTDQAWNKVKKKMDQGPAAVPLLSSEPRRIDFDQRPVKKKLPVTIWAAAVVALLVMAFGWFFMQQEQSNSLTVATTNNTKEQLLPDGTKVFLNYNSAITYPENFNGDLRTVSLMGEAFFDVTPDKEHPFVIDANGTEIRVLGTSFNVKAYEKAPVRVDVATGKVQVSKASKKVELMKGQSAEISSDTIKSLKANMNVMGYRTQVFDFTATELNEVISTIRDGYHVDVRLTNEQIAQCRLTIRFEKEPLDATLAVIAETLNLDLRKEGKVYWLDGDGCQ from the coding sequence ATGAGCCAGTTTCACGAACACATATCGGAAGAACTGCTGGCACGTTACCTGGCAGAAACCGCAACCGAGGAAGAGAAAAATATTGTCGACAATTGGCGGGCTGTTTCCCTTGAAAATGAACAGGAACTAGCCACCTACCGCTTTATCTGGATGCATACCGCATCAATTCCGAGAAAAGTGGAAGTCAATACTGACCAGGCCTGGAATAAGGTTAAGAAGAAAATGGATCAGGGCCCCGCAGCTGTTCCGCTCCTGTCTTCCGAGCCTCGCCGGATTGATTTTGACCAAAGACCAGTTAAGAAAAAACTCCCCGTAACGATCTGGGCAGCAGCGGTTGTAGCCTTGCTGGTAATGGCATTTGGATGGTTTTTCATGCAACAAGAACAATCCAATTCGCTGACAGTCGCGACGACCAACAATACCAAAGAACAGCTTTTACCTGACGGGACAAAGGTTTTCCTGAACTATAATTCGGCGATCACTTATCCGGAAAATTTTAACGGAGATCTCAGAACCGTTTCCTTAATGGGGGAGGCATTTTTTGATGTGACGCCCGACAAAGAACACCCTTTTGTGATCGATGCAAACGGCACCGAAATTCGGGTTTTGGGCACTTCATTCAATGTAAAAGCGTATGAGAAAGCGCCGGTTCGCGTGGATGTGGCGACGGGAAAAGTGCAGGTAAGCAAAGCTTCGAAAAAGGTGGAACTGATGAAAGGTCAGAGCGCCGAAATTTCTTCGGACACCATTAAAAGCTTGAAAGCAAATATGAACGTAATGGGTTACCGCACGCAAGTCTTCGATTTCACGGCTACTGAGCTGAATGAAGTAATATCTACGATTCGCGACGGTTACCATGTTGATGTGCGGCTGACCAACGAGCAAATAGCCCAATGCAGACTGACCATTAGGTTTGAAAAAGAGCCGCTTGACGCGACGCTGGCCGTTATTGCGGAAACCCTCAACCTGGATCTGAGAAAAGAAGGTAAAGTATATTGGCTCGACGGAGATGGTTGTCAGTAA
- a CDS encoding RNA polymerase sigma-70 factor, producing the protein MTENQKQKSVQPSDPDIVAAIRRGDEQAFETTFRQYYPRLCNYAASMLKDAEEAEEVVQTVFLTIWEKRQDLEITLSLKSYLYRAVHNHCLNRFKHASVREVHREHTLHFSSESYESVTEVIHANELEERIEKAVSILPEQCQKAFRMSRFEELKYQEIADQLGISIKTVENQIGKALKILRVELADYLPSMLWPVYLFVEQLIASLS; encoded by the coding sequence TTGACCGAAAATCAAAAACAGAAATCCGTGCAACCTTCCGACCCAGATATAGTTGCTGCGATCAGGCGGGGCGACGAACAGGCGTTTGAAACGACTTTTCGTCAATATTACCCGCGACTTTGCAACTATGCCGCCTCGATGCTGAAAGATGCTGAAGAAGCCGAAGAGGTTGTGCAAACCGTTTTTCTAACGATCTGGGAGAAAAGACAGGATCTGGAAATTACGCTTTCTTTGAAGTCTTATTTGTACCGCGCCGTTCATAATCACTGTCTTAACCGTTTCAAACATGCTTCCGTGCGTGAAGTGCACCGGGAACATACGCTGCATTTCTCGAGTGAATCGTATGAATCGGTCACGGAGGTTATCCATGCGAATGAACTGGAAGAGCGGATCGAGAAGGCGGTGAGCATATTGCCCGAACAGTGTCAGAAAGCATTCAGGATGAGCCGCTTTGAAGAATTGAAGTACCAGGAAATAGCGGATCAGCTGGGGATCTCCATCAAAACCGTTGAAAACCAGATCGGCAAGGCGCTCAAAATCCTGCGTGTCGAGCTGGCTGATTATCTGCCTTCCATGCTCTGGCCTGTCTACTTATTTGTTGAACAATTAATCGCGTCTTTGTCATGA
- a CDS encoding head GIN domain-containing protein gives MKKVISSVLFSFVCLQSCVYVESDDHIPPRGTHTETYDLQNFDELEMGDAFQVRVVSGAKFSVSATGELNDLDDLDVFVHEGKLVARYDDWRNNRKRMDIDIVMPDVEEVNFSGAVNAKLLGFENLPSIHVELSGASRCEFDGSAREMDFDLTGASRLKLSGNAKFLDGELSGASQLIAFDLPVEESDINLSGASQAQVSVSKLLKVDANGASAVRYRGNPAIDKKLSGGSTLRAD, from the coding sequence ATGAAAAAAGTTATTTCCTCAGTTCTGTTCTCGTTTGTATGTCTGCAATCGTGTGTTTACGTTGAATCCGACGATCATATTCCACCGCGCGGAACGCATACGGAAACCTACGATCTCCAAAATTTCGATGAGCTGGAAATGGGCGACGCATTTCAAGTAAGGGTTGTTTCCGGGGCTAAATTCTCTGTTTCCGCCACGGGAGAGCTGAATGATCTCGACGATCTGGACGTTTTTGTTCACGAAGGAAAGCTGGTTGCGCGCTACGATGACTGGCGCAATAACCGTAAACGCATGGATATTGACATCGTGATGCCCGATGTAGAGGAAGTGAATTTCTCGGGTGCAGTAAATGCCAAGCTGCTTGGTTTCGAAAACCTTCCTTCGATCCACGTTGAACTCTCCGGGGCGTCGCGTTGTGAATTTGACGGATCAGCCAGAGAAATGGATTTCGACCTGACGGGTGCGTCGCGACTCAAACTCTCGGGAAATGCTAAGTTTCTGGACGGCGAATTGTCGGGAGCCTCACAGTTAATTGCATTTGACCTGCCGGTTGAAGAGTCAGATATCAACCTTTCCGGCGCGAGCCAGGCGCAGGTTAGCGTTTCGAAATTGCTGAAAGTGGATGCAAACGGCGCGAGTGCTGTGCGTTACCGGGGTAATCCGGCCATCGACAAAAAACTGTCAGGCGGCAGCACGTTAAGAGCCGACTGA
- a CDS encoding M15 family metallopeptidase, with amino-acid sequence MSGKINKTLVLLLLQTSLFAQKQELPKVEQSMIAQGLVNIRQVDPGILVELKYSTTDNFLKKDIYGDLDRAYLQPEMAKRLAKANAMLAKEKPGYKLLVYDAARPNSAQYALWDALDDLKIPAGKKTMYVADPKIGSNHNFGCAIDLTVADENGKPLDMGTKFDFFGPLAYPRSEQEMLKKGKLTTKQIENRQLLRKVMVQAGFRVNTTEWWHFDGMSKSQARAKYGMIK; translated from the coding sequence ATGTCTGGTAAAATCAATAAAACGCTGGTATTGCTGTTGCTGCAAACCAGCCTTTTCGCTCAGAAACAGGAACTTCCCAAAGTGGAACAAAGTATGATCGCGCAGGGACTCGTCAATATCCGACAGGTAGACCCGGGCATATTGGTGGAGCTGAAATATTCTACGACTGATAATTTTCTAAAGAAAGACATTTACGGCGACCTGGACCGCGCCTATCTGCAACCCGAAATGGCGAAACGGCTGGCAAAAGCAAATGCCATGCTCGCGAAGGAGAAGCCCGGCTACAAGCTGCTGGTTTACGACGCCGCCCGACCTAACTCCGCGCAATATGCACTCTGGGACGCGCTGGACGATCTGAAAATCCCGGCAGGCAAAAAAACCATGTACGTCGCCGATCCGAAAATAGGCTCCAATCACAATTTCGGCTGCGCGATTGACCTGACAGTGGCTGATGAAAACGGGAAACCGCTGGATATGGGAACGAAATTCGATTTTTTCGGCCCGCTGGCGTACCCCAGATCGGAACAGGAAATGCTGAAAAAAGGAAAGCTGACGACCAAACAAATTGAAAATCGTCAGCTACTCAGGAAAGTAATGGTTCAGGCCGGATTCCGTGTGAATACAACCGAATGGTGGCATTTTGACGGCATGTCGAAGAGCCAGGCCAGGGCTAAATACGGGATGATCAAATAG
- a CDS encoding LiaF transmembrane domain-containing protein: MKTNRGIVWGGVLIIFGMIWLLRNLNLLNINWDEVLPYWPALLIFAGALLLVGGRERGSAVGGLVALLITLAVFGGIVNKTHRAFDNRNNWNFGWDDYDRDDDHDQDLGYHDDNGHDSDEEKDRDYQRGHRSGDNRQINGTYKYEMEDFIQKGNFNLEGGAGSFRLEGNTAKLFEANTKSTIVGFLSNTSVNRLDKSATVNLKMEEGNVKIKNGEISNQANIQLNEKPIWNIDLGIGAGKGNFDFSNYKVEKLKVSTGVADMDIKMGDKLASSQIDIEAGVASVTIDIPRSVGCELRIDGALNAKNIEGLDKVGSGLYRSQGYEGSEKKIIIDFEGGLTSININRY, translated from the coding sequence ATGAAAACCAACAGAGGCATTGTGTGGGGTGGCGTGCTGATCATTTTCGGGATGATCTGGCTGCTCCGAAACCTCAATCTTCTCAATATTAACTGGGATGAGGTACTTCCCTACTGGCCTGCATTGCTGATTTTTGCAGGTGCACTGTTACTGGTCGGAGGACGTGAACGTGGCTCGGCCGTCGGAGGTTTAGTTGCTTTGCTTATTACCCTGGCAGTTTTTGGCGGCATTGTCAACAAAACGCACCGTGCCTTTGATAACCGGAACAACTGGAATTTTGGCTGGGACGATTACGATCGTGACGATGACCACGACCAGGATCTGGGCTACCACGACGACAACGGTCACGATTCCGATGAGGAAAAAGACAGAGATTACCAGCGCGGGCACAGATCGGGCGATAACCGGCAAATCAATGGCACCTATAAGTACGAAATGGAGGATTTTATTCAAAAAGGGAATTTCAACCTCGAAGGTGGCGCAGGTTCGTTCAGGCTGGAAGGAAATACGGCCAAGCTTTTTGAAGCAAATACTAAAAGCACAATTGTTGGGTTTCTATCAAATACTTCTGTCAACAGGCTTGATAAATCTGCAACTGTAAATCTCAAAATGGAAGAAGGAAATGTCAAGATCAAAAATGGAGAGATTTCCAACCAGGCAAATATACAGTTGAATGAAAAACCAATCTGGAACATTGACCTGGGAATAGGCGCCGGAAAAGGGAATTTTGATTTCAGCAATTATAAGGTTGAGAAGCTGAAAGTGAGTACCGGCGTCGCAGATATGGATATCAAAATGGGTGATAAACTAGCTTCTTCCCAGATCGACATTGAGGCAGGTGTGGCTTCGGTAACGATTGATATTCCCAGATCTGTCGGCTGTGAGTTGCGGATCGACGGGGCTTTGAATGCCAAAAATATCGAGGGACTGGATAAAGTGGGTAGCGGATTATACCGCTCTCAAGGCTACGAAGGCTCAGAGAAAAAGATCATCATCGATTTCGAAGGCGGCTTGACCAGCATCAATATCAACAGATACTAA
- a CDS encoding LiaI-LiaF-like domain-containing protein: protein MNFRNIFWGVILIITGSLFLIEELTAFDFGRFFWPIILITTGGLLLLRNFLHTDTSNRSNI from the coding sequence ATGAACTTTCGAAACATTTTCTGGGGCGTTATCCTGATTATTACAGGCTCGCTGTTCCTTATTGAAGAATTAACCGCATTCGATTTTGGCCGCTTCTTCTGGCCAATCATCCTGATTACGACCGGCGGTTTGCTGCTGCTTCGCAATTTTCTGCATACTGATACTTCCAACAGATCAAACATCTAA